Proteins from a genomic interval of Arachis hypogaea cultivar Tifrunner chromosome 10, arahy.Tifrunner.gnm2.J5K5, whole genome shotgun sequence:
- the LOC112716605 gene encoding uncharacterized protein isoform X1, giving the protein MESRRSKAMAAQKNGRRSNQERKMALIQDVDKLKRKLRHEENVHSILNTCFLSCQDQYRVFIIILSNIQEQSRSGCTRTEKAKHWRWISWDVLLTYCSFMQYLFDCFRHALPFYHLLPIFSHQLAGDAWFLNTPEQSLSFILADQGFDVWVGNVRGTRWSHGHRSYSVKNKGKPPDWQDFVGIITLLVINSTISFIEENNAGNATAALMARLAPKAKDLPTTVFLLVKLTQRHLRLPGISMRRSGEWGDHLTLQAAADKSMQASLLNGIAYAQSNVNKSKKKN; this is encoded by the exons ATGGAAAGTAGAAGGAGCAAAGCAATGGCTGCACAGAAAAATGGGCGTCGATCAAATCAAGAAAGGAAAATGGCTTTGATACAAGAC GTTGATAAATTGAAGAGAAAGCTGAGACATGAAGAGAATGTGCATAGTATACTTAAtacttgctttctttcttgtCAG GATCAATACAGGGTGTTTATTATTATTCTATCAAATATTCAGGAACAAAGTCGAAGTGGCTGCACTAGAACAGAAAAGGCTAAGCATTGGCGATGGATCAGTTGGGATGTTCTCCTCACTTATTGTTCGTTCATGCAG TATCTCTTTGATTGCTTCAGGCATGCTTTGCCCTTTTATCATCTTCTTCCAATATTCTCCCACCAACtg GCAGGTGATGCATGGTTTCTAAATACTCCAGAACAATCATTGAGCTTCATCCTTGCAGATCAAGGTTTTGATGTATGGGTAGGAAATGTGCGTGGAACACGCTGGAGCCATGGTCATAGGTCTTATTCAGTGAAGAATAAG gGTAAGCCTCCTGATTGGCAAGACTTTGTTGGTATTATCACTTTGCTTGTCATCAATTCAACCATCAGTTTCATAGAGGAGAACAATGCTGGTAATGCTACTGCAGCTCTCATGGCTCGTCTCGCTCCGAAAGCAAAG GACTTGCCAACTACTGTGTTTCTGCTGGTGAAGCTTACACAAAGGCACTTGAGGTTGCCAGGAATATCAATGAGAAG GTCTGGAGAATGGGGAGATCATTTGACATTGCAGGCAGCTGCTGATAAG AGCATGCAAGCATCTCTCTTAAAT GGAATTGCATATGCTCAGTCCAATGTAAacaaatcaaagaagaagaactag
- the LOC112716605 gene encoding uncharacterized protein isoform X10 has product MESRRSKAMAAQKNGRRSNQERKMALIQDEQSRSGCTRTEKAKHWRWISWDVLLTYCSFMQAGDAWFLNTPEQSLSFILADQGFDVWVGNVRGTRWSHGHRSYSVKNKGKPPDWQDFVGIITLLVINSTISFIEENNAGNATAALMARLAPKAKDLPTTVFLLVKLTQRHLRLPGISMRRSGEWGDHLTLQAAADKSMQASLLNGIAYAQSNVNKSKKKN; this is encoded by the exons ATGGAAAGTAGAAGGAGCAAAGCAATGGCTGCACAGAAAAATGGGCGTCGATCAAATCAAGAAAGGAAAATGGCTTTGATACAAGAC GAACAAAGTCGAAGTGGCTGCACTAGAACAGAAAAGGCTAAGCATTGGCGATGGATCAGTTGGGATGTTCTCCTCACTTATTGTTCGTTCATGCAG GCAGGTGATGCATGGTTTCTAAATACTCCAGAACAATCATTGAGCTTCATCCTTGCAGATCAAGGTTTTGATGTATGGGTAGGAAATGTGCGTGGAACACGCTGGAGCCATGGTCATAGGTCTTATTCAGTGAAGAATAAG gGTAAGCCTCCTGATTGGCAAGACTTTGTTGGTATTATCACTTTGCTTGTCATCAATTCAACCATCAGTTTCATAGAGGAGAACAATGCTGGTAATGCTACTGCAGCTCTCATGGCTCGTCTCGCTCCGAAAGCAAAG GACTTGCCAACTACTGTGTTTCTGCTGGTGAAGCTTACACAAAGGCACTTGAGGTTGCCAGGAATATCAATGAGAAG GTCTGGAGAATGGGGAGATCATTTGACATTGCAGGCAGCTGCTGATAAG AGCATGCAAGCATCTCTCTTAAAT GGAATTGCATATGCTCAGTCCAATGTAAacaaatcaaagaagaagaactag
- the LOC112716605 gene encoding uncharacterized protein isoform X7: MESRRSKAMAAQKNGRRSNQERKMALIQDEQSRSGCTRTEKAKHWRWISWDVLLTYCSFMQYLFDCFRHALPFYHLLPIFSHQLAGDAWFLNTPEQSLSFILADQGFDVWVGNVRGTRWSHGHRSYSVKNKGKPPDWQDFVGIITLLVINSTISFIEENNAGNATAALMARLAPKAKDLPTTVFLLVKLTQRHLRLPGISMRRSGEWGDHLTLQAAADKSMQASLLNGIAYAQSNVNKSKKKN, encoded by the exons ATGGAAAGTAGAAGGAGCAAAGCAATGGCTGCACAGAAAAATGGGCGTCGATCAAATCAAGAAAGGAAAATGGCTTTGATACAAGAC GAACAAAGTCGAAGTGGCTGCACTAGAACAGAAAAGGCTAAGCATTGGCGATGGATCAGTTGGGATGTTCTCCTCACTTATTGTTCGTTCATGCAG TATCTCTTTGATTGCTTCAGGCATGCTTTGCCCTTTTATCATCTTCTTCCAATATTCTCCCACCAACtg GCAGGTGATGCATGGTTTCTAAATACTCCAGAACAATCATTGAGCTTCATCCTTGCAGATCAAGGTTTTGATGTATGGGTAGGAAATGTGCGTGGAACACGCTGGAGCCATGGTCATAGGTCTTATTCAGTGAAGAATAAG gGTAAGCCTCCTGATTGGCAAGACTTTGTTGGTATTATCACTTTGCTTGTCATCAATTCAACCATCAGTTTCATAGAGGAGAACAATGCTGGTAATGCTACTGCAGCTCTCATGGCTCGTCTCGCTCCGAAAGCAAAG GACTTGCCAACTACTGTGTTTCTGCTGGTGAAGCTTACACAAAGGCACTTGAGGTTGCCAGGAATATCAATGAGAAG GTCTGGAGAATGGGGAGATCATTTGACATTGCAGGCAGCTGCTGATAAG AGCATGCAAGCATCTCTCTTAAAT GGAATTGCATATGCTCAGTCCAATGTAAacaaatcaaagaagaagaactag
- the LOC112716605 gene encoding uncharacterized protein isoform X8 has product MKRMCIVYLILAFFLVRINTGCLLLFYQIFRNKVEVAALEQKRLSIGDGSVGMFSSLIVRSCRHALPFYHLLPIFSHQLAGDAWFLNTPEQSLSFILADQGFDVWVGNVRGTRWSHGHRSYSVKNKGKPPDWQDFVGIITLLVINSTISFIEENNAGNATAALMARLAPKAKDLPTTVFLLVKLTQRHLRLPGISMRRSGEWGDHLTLQAAADKSMQASLLNGIAYAQSNVNKSKKKN; this is encoded by the exons ATGAAGAGAATGTGCATAGTATACTTAAtacttgctttctttcttgtCAG GATCAATACAGGGTGTTTATTATTATTCTATCAAATATTCAGGAACAAAGTCGAAGTGGCTGCACTAGAACAGAAAAGGCTAAGCATTGGCGATGGATCAGTTGGGATGTTCTCCTCACTTATTGTTCGTTCATGCAG GCATGCTTTGCCCTTTTATCATCTTCTTCCAATATTCTCCCACCAACtg GCAGGTGATGCATGGTTTCTAAATACTCCAGAACAATCATTGAGCTTCATCCTTGCAGATCAAGGTTTTGATGTATGGGTAGGAAATGTGCGTGGAACACGCTGGAGCCATGGTCATAGGTCTTATTCAGTGAAGAATAAG gGTAAGCCTCCTGATTGGCAAGACTTTGTTGGTATTATCACTTTGCTTGTCATCAATTCAACCATCAGTTTCATAGAGGAGAACAATGCTGGTAATGCTACTGCAGCTCTCATGGCTCGTCTCGCTCCGAAAGCAAAG GACTTGCCAACTACTGTGTTTCTGCTGGTGAAGCTTACACAAAGGCACTTGAGGTTGCCAGGAATATCAATGAGAAG GTCTGGAGAATGGGGAGATCATTTGACATTGCAGGCAGCTGCTGATAAG AGCATGCAAGCATCTCTCTTAAAT GGAATTGCATATGCTCAGTCCAATGTAAacaaatcaaagaagaagaactag
- the LOC112716605 gene encoding uncharacterized protein isoform X2, with product MESRRSKAMAAQKNGRRSNQERKMALIQDVDKLKRKLRHEENVHSILNTCFLSCQDQYRVFIIILSNIQEQSRSGCTRTEKAKHWRWISWDVLLTYCSFMQYLFDCFRHALPFYHLLPIFSHQLAGDAWFLNTPEQSLSFILADQGFDVWVGNVRGTRWSHGHRSYSVKNKGKPPDWQDFVGIITLLVINSTISFIEENNAGNATAALMARLAPKAKDLPTTVFLLVKLTQRHLRLPGISMRRSGEWGDHLTLQAAADKGIAYAQSNVNKSKKKN from the exons ATGGAAAGTAGAAGGAGCAAAGCAATGGCTGCACAGAAAAATGGGCGTCGATCAAATCAAGAAAGGAAAATGGCTTTGATACAAGAC GTTGATAAATTGAAGAGAAAGCTGAGACATGAAGAGAATGTGCATAGTATACTTAAtacttgctttctttcttgtCAG GATCAATACAGGGTGTTTATTATTATTCTATCAAATATTCAGGAACAAAGTCGAAGTGGCTGCACTAGAACAGAAAAGGCTAAGCATTGGCGATGGATCAGTTGGGATGTTCTCCTCACTTATTGTTCGTTCATGCAG TATCTCTTTGATTGCTTCAGGCATGCTTTGCCCTTTTATCATCTTCTTCCAATATTCTCCCACCAACtg GCAGGTGATGCATGGTTTCTAAATACTCCAGAACAATCATTGAGCTTCATCCTTGCAGATCAAGGTTTTGATGTATGGGTAGGAAATGTGCGTGGAACACGCTGGAGCCATGGTCATAGGTCTTATTCAGTGAAGAATAAG gGTAAGCCTCCTGATTGGCAAGACTTTGTTGGTATTATCACTTTGCTTGTCATCAATTCAACCATCAGTTTCATAGAGGAGAACAATGCTGGTAATGCTACTGCAGCTCTCATGGCTCGTCTCGCTCCGAAAGCAAAG GACTTGCCAACTACTGTGTTTCTGCTGGTGAAGCTTACACAAAGGCACTTGAGGTTGCCAGGAATATCAATGAGAAG GTCTGGAGAATGGGGAGATCATTTGACATTGCAGGCAGCTGCTGATAAG GGAATTGCATATGCTCAGTCCAATGTAAacaaatcaaagaagaagaactag
- the LOC112716605 gene encoding uncharacterized protein isoform X4 translates to MESRRSKAMAAQKNGRRSNQERKMALIQDVDKLKRKLRHEENVHSILNTCFLSCQEQSRSGCTRTEKAKHWRWISWDVLLTYCSFMQYLFDCFRHALPFYHLLPIFSHQLAGDAWFLNTPEQSLSFILADQGFDVWVGNVRGTRWSHGHRSYSVKNKGKPPDWQDFVGIITLLVINSTISFIEENNAGNATAALMARLAPKAKDLPTTVFLLVKLTQRHLRLPGISMRRSGEWGDHLTLQAAADKSMQASLLNGIAYAQSNVNKSKKKN, encoded by the exons ATGGAAAGTAGAAGGAGCAAAGCAATGGCTGCACAGAAAAATGGGCGTCGATCAAATCAAGAAAGGAAAATGGCTTTGATACAAGAC GTTGATAAATTGAAGAGAAAGCTGAGACATGAAGAGAATGTGCATAGTATACTTAAtacttgctttctttcttgtCAG GAACAAAGTCGAAGTGGCTGCACTAGAACAGAAAAGGCTAAGCATTGGCGATGGATCAGTTGGGATGTTCTCCTCACTTATTGTTCGTTCATGCAG TATCTCTTTGATTGCTTCAGGCATGCTTTGCCCTTTTATCATCTTCTTCCAATATTCTCCCACCAACtg GCAGGTGATGCATGGTTTCTAAATACTCCAGAACAATCATTGAGCTTCATCCTTGCAGATCAAGGTTTTGATGTATGGGTAGGAAATGTGCGTGGAACACGCTGGAGCCATGGTCATAGGTCTTATTCAGTGAAGAATAAG gGTAAGCCTCCTGATTGGCAAGACTTTGTTGGTATTATCACTTTGCTTGTCATCAATTCAACCATCAGTTTCATAGAGGAGAACAATGCTGGTAATGCTACTGCAGCTCTCATGGCTCGTCTCGCTCCGAAAGCAAAG GACTTGCCAACTACTGTGTTTCTGCTGGTGAAGCTTACACAAAGGCACTTGAGGTTGCCAGGAATATCAATGAGAAG GTCTGGAGAATGGGGAGATCATTTGACATTGCAGGCAGCTGCTGATAAG AGCATGCAAGCATCTCTCTTAAAT GGAATTGCATATGCTCAGTCCAATGTAAacaaatcaaagaagaagaactag
- the LOC112716605 gene encoding uncharacterized protein isoform X5 codes for MESRRSKAMAAQKNGRRSNQERKMALIQDVDKLKRKLRHEENVHSILNTCFLSCQDQYRVFIIILSNIQEQSRSGCTRTEKAKHWRWISWDVLLTYCSFMQAGDAWFLNTPEQSLSFILADQGFDVWVGNVRGTRWSHGHRSYSVKNKGKPPDWQDFVGIITLLVINSTISFIEENNAGNATAALMARLAPKAKDLPTTVFLLVKLTQRHLRLPGISMRRSGEWGDHLTLQAAADKSMQASLLNGIAYAQSNVNKSKKKN; via the exons ATGGAAAGTAGAAGGAGCAAAGCAATGGCTGCACAGAAAAATGGGCGTCGATCAAATCAAGAAAGGAAAATGGCTTTGATACAAGAC GTTGATAAATTGAAGAGAAAGCTGAGACATGAAGAGAATGTGCATAGTATACTTAAtacttgctttctttcttgtCAG GATCAATACAGGGTGTTTATTATTATTCTATCAAATATTCAGGAACAAAGTCGAAGTGGCTGCACTAGAACAGAAAAGGCTAAGCATTGGCGATGGATCAGTTGGGATGTTCTCCTCACTTATTGTTCGTTCATGCAG GCAGGTGATGCATGGTTTCTAAATACTCCAGAACAATCATTGAGCTTCATCCTTGCAGATCAAGGTTTTGATGTATGGGTAGGAAATGTGCGTGGAACACGCTGGAGCCATGGTCATAGGTCTTATTCAGTGAAGAATAAG gGTAAGCCTCCTGATTGGCAAGACTTTGTTGGTATTATCACTTTGCTTGTCATCAATTCAACCATCAGTTTCATAGAGGAGAACAATGCTGGTAATGCTACTGCAGCTCTCATGGCTCGTCTCGCTCCGAAAGCAAAG GACTTGCCAACTACTGTGTTTCTGCTGGTGAAGCTTACACAAAGGCACTTGAGGTTGCCAGGAATATCAATGAGAAG GTCTGGAGAATGGGGAGATCATTTGACATTGCAGGCAGCTGCTGATAAG AGCATGCAAGCATCTCTCTTAAAT GGAATTGCATATGCTCAGTCCAATGTAAacaaatcaaagaagaagaactag
- the LOC112716605 gene encoding uncharacterized protein isoform X11 has translation MESRRSKAMAAQKNGRRSNQERKMALIQDEQSRSGCTRTEKAKHWRWISWDVLLTYCSFMQAGDAWFLNTPEQSLSFILADQGFDVWVGNVRGTRWSHGHRSYSVKNKGKPPDWQDFVGIITLLVINSTISFIEENNAGNATAALMARLAPKAKDLPTTVFLLVKLTQRHLRLPGISMRRSGEWGDHLTLQAAADKGIAYAQSNVNKSKKKN, from the exons ATGGAAAGTAGAAGGAGCAAAGCAATGGCTGCACAGAAAAATGGGCGTCGATCAAATCAAGAAAGGAAAATGGCTTTGATACAAGAC GAACAAAGTCGAAGTGGCTGCACTAGAACAGAAAAGGCTAAGCATTGGCGATGGATCAGTTGGGATGTTCTCCTCACTTATTGTTCGTTCATGCAG GCAGGTGATGCATGGTTTCTAAATACTCCAGAACAATCATTGAGCTTCATCCTTGCAGATCAAGGTTTTGATGTATGGGTAGGAAATGTGCGTGGAACACGCTGGAGCCATGGTCATAGGTCTTATTCAGTGAAGAATAAG gGTAAGCCTCCTGATTGGCAAGACTTTGTTGGTATTATCACTTTGCTTGTCATCAATTCAACCATCAGTTTCATAGAGGAGAACAATGCTGGTAATGCTACTGCAGCTCTCATGGCTCGTCTCGCTCCGAAAGCAAAG GACTTGCCAACTACTGTGTTTCTGCTGGTGAAGCTTACACAAAGGCACTTGAGGTTGCCAGGAATATCAATGAGAAG GTCTGGAGAATGGGGAGATCATTTGACATTGCAGGCAGCTGCTGATAAG GGAATTGCATATGCTCAGTCCAATGTAAacaaatcaaagaagaagaactag
- the LOC112716605 gene encoding uncharacterized protein isoform X9 encodes MKRMCIVYLILAFFLVRNKVEVAALEQKRLSIGDGSVGMFSSLIVRSCRHALPFYHLLPIFSHQLAGDAWFLNTPEQSLSFILADQGFDVWVGNVRGTRWSHGHRSYSVKNKGKPPDWQDFVGIITLLVINSTISFIEENNAGNATAALMARLAPKAKDLPTTVFLLVKLTQRHLRLPGISMRRSGEWGDHLTLQAAADKSMQASLLNGIAYAQSNVNKSKKKN; translated from the exons ATGAAGAGAATGTGCATAGTATACTTAAtacttgctttctttcttgtCAG GAACAAAGTCGAAGTGGCTGCACTAGAACAGAAAAGGCTAAGCATTGGCGATGGATCAGTTGGGATGTTCTCCTCACTTATTGTTCGTTCATGCAG GCATGCTTTGCCCTTTTATCATCTTCTTCCAATATTCTCCCACCAACtg GCAGGTGATGCATGGTTTCTAAATACTCCAGAACAATCATTGAGCTTCATCCTTGCAGATCAAGGTTTTGATGTATGGGTAGGAAATGTGCGTGGAACACGCTGGAGCCATGGTCATAGGTCTTATTCAGTGAAGAATAAG gGTAAGCCTCCTGATTGGCAAGACTTTGTTGGTATTATCACTTTGCTTGTCATCAATTCAACCATCAGTTTCATAGAGGAGAACAATGCTGGTAATGCTACTGCAGCTCTCATGGCTCGTCTCGCTCCGAAAGCAAAG GACTTGCCAACTACTGTGTTTCTGCTGGTGAAGCTTACACAAAGGCACTTGAGGTTGCCAGGAATATCAATGAGAAG GTCTGGAGAATGGGGAGATCATTTGACATTGCAGGCAGCTGCTGATAAG AGCATGCAAGCATCTCTCTTAAAT GGAATTGCATATGCTCAGTCCAATGTAAacaaatcaaagaagaagaactag
- the LOC112716605 gene encoding uncharacterized protein isoform X12: protein MFSSLIVRSCRHALPFYHLLPIFSHQLAGDAWFLNTPEQSLSFILADQGFDVWVGNVRGTRWSHGHRSYSVKNKGKPPDWQDFVGIITLLVINSTISFIEENNAGNATAALMARLAPKAKDLPTTVFLLVKLTQRHLRLPGISMRRSGEWGDHLTLQAAADKSMQASLLNGIAYAQSNVNKSKKKN, encoded by the exons ATGTTCTCCTCACTTATTGTTCGTTCATGCAG GCATGCTTTGCCCTTTTATCATCTTCTTCCAATATTCTCCCACCAACtg GCAGGTGATGCATGGTTTCTAAATACTCCAGAACAATCATTGAGCTTCATCCTTGCAGATCAAGGTTTTGATGTATGGGTAGGAAATGTGCGTGGAACACGCTGGAGCCATGGTCATAGGTCTTATTCAGTGAAGAATAAG gGTAAGCCTCCTGATTGGCAAGACTTTGTTGGTATTATCACTTTGCTTGTCATCAATTCAACCATCAGTTTCATAGAGGAGAACAATGCTGGTAATGCTACTGCAGCTCTCATGGCTCGTCTCGCTCCGAAAGCAAAG GACTTGCCAACTACTGTGTTTCTGCTGGTGAAGCTTACACAAAGGCACTTGAGGTTGCCAGGAATATCAATGAGAAG GTCTGGAGAATGGGGAGATCATTTGACATTGCAGGCAGCTGCTGATAAG AGCATGCAAGCATCTCTCTTAAAT GGAATTGCATATGCTCAGTCCAATGTAAacaaatcaaagaagaagaactag
- the LOC112716605 gene encoding uncharacterized protein isoform X6: protein MESRRSKAMAAQKNGRRSNQERKMALIQDVDKLKRKLRHEENVHSILNTCFLSCQEQSRSGCTRTEKAKHWRWISWDVLLTYCSFMQAGDAWFLNTPEQSLSFILADQGFDVWVGNVRGTRWSHGHRSYSVKNKGKPPDWQDFVGIITLLVINSTISFIEENNAGNATAALMARLAPKAKDLPTTVFLLVKLTQRHLRLPGISMRRSGEWGDHLTLQAAADKSMQASLLNGIAYAQSNVNKSKKKN, encoded by the exons ATGGAAAGTAGAAGGAGCAAAGCAATGGCTGCACAGAAAAATGGGCGTCGATCAAATCAAGAAAGGAAAATGGCTTTGATACAAGAC GTTGATAAATTGAAGAGAAAGCTGAGACATGAAGAGAATGTGCATAGTATACTTAAtacttgctttctttcttgtCAG GAACAAAGTCGAAGTGGCTGCACTAGAACAGAAAAGGCTAAGCATTGGCGATGGATCAGTTGGGATGTTCTCCTCACTTATTGTTCGTTCATGCAG GCAGGTGATGCATGGTTTCTAAATACTCCAGAACAATCATTGAGCTTCATCCTTGCAGATCAAGGTTTTGATGTATGGGTAGGAAATGTGCGTGGAACACGCTGGAGCCATGGTCATAGGTCTTATTCAGTGAAGAATAAG gGTAAGCCTCCTGATTGGCAAGACTTTGTTGGTATTATCACTTTGCTTGTCATCAATTCAACCATCAGTTTCATAGAGGAGAACAATGCTGGTAATGCTACTGCAGCTCTCATGGCTCGTCTCGCTCCGAAAGCAAAG GACTTGCCAACTACTGTGTTTCTGCTGGTGAAGCTTACACAAAGGCACTTGAGGTTGCCAGGAATATCAATGAGAAG GTCTGGAGAATGGGGAGATCATTTGACATTGCAGGCAGCTGCTGATAAG AGCATGCAAGCATCTCTCTTAAAT GGAATTGCATATGCTCAGTCCAATGTAAacaaatcaaagaagaagaactag
- the LOC112716605 gene encoding uncharacterized protein isoform X3 yields MESRRSKAMAAQKNGRRSNQERKMALIQDVDKLKRKLRHEENVHSILNTCFLSCQDQYRVFIIILSNIQEQSRSGCTRTEKAKHWRWISWDVLLTYCSFMQYLFDCFRHALPFYHLLPIFSHQLAGDAWFLNTPEQSLSFILADQGFDVWVGNVRGTRWSHGHRSYSVKNKGKPPDWQDFVGIITLLVINSTISFIEENNAGNATAALMARLAPKAKDLPTTVFLLVKLTQRHLRLPGISMRRSGEWGDHLTLQAAADKLHLRLTVAGSS; encoded by the exons ATGGAAAGTAGAAGGAGCAAAGCAATGGCTGCACAGAAAAATGGGCGTCGATCAAATCAAGAAAGGAAAATGGCTTTGATACAAGAC GTTGATAAATTGAAGAGAAAGCTGAGACATGAAGAGAATGTGCATAGTATACTTAAtacttgctttctttcttgtCAG GATCAATACAGGGTGTTTATTATTATTCTATCAAATATTCAGGAACAAAGTCGAAGTGGCTGCACTAGAACAGAAAAGGCTAAGCATTGGCGATGGATCAGTTGGGATGTTCTCCTCACTTATTGTTCGTTCATGCAG TATCTCTTTGATTGCTTCAGGCATGCTTTGCCCTTTTATCATCTTCTTCCAATATTCTCCCACCAACtg GCAGGTGATGCATGGTTTCTAAATACTCCAGAACAATCATTGAGCTTCATCCTTGCAGATCAAGGTTTTGATGTATGGGTAGGAAATGTGCGTGGAACACGCTGGAGCCATGGTCATAGGTCTTATTCAGTGAAGAATAAG gGTAAGCCTCCTGATTGGCAAGACTTTGTTGGTATTATCACTTTGCTTGTCATCAATTCAACCATCAGTTTCATAGAGGAGAACAATGCTGGTAATGCTACTGCAGCTCTCATGGCTCGTCTCGCTCCGAAAGCAAAG GACTTGCCAACTACTGTGTTTCTGCTGGTGAAGCTTACACAAAGGCACTTGAGGTTGCCAGGAATATCAATGAGAAG GTCTGGAGAATGGGGAGATCATTTGACATTGCAGGCAGCTGCTGATAAG TTGCATCTACGATTAACTGTTGCTGGCAGTAGCTAA